In one Bacillus rossius redtenbacheri isolate Brsri chromosome 11, Brsri_v3, whole genome shotgun sequence genomic region, the following are encoded:
- the LOC134536416 gene encoding activity-regulated cytoskeleton-associated protein-like, which yields MVTNTGRATLPEFSGLPQENPGEFLRQCEVRLARAEIPPDEWAERASEQLRDVVRHWWSLWGQFGMLWPEFTTKFMQRFDTGEAVVQCTSQFYGRQQRDGESVEQFVAHKLQLFRRIMPNTEPTAALPTVTTLLRDELQPFLRCYRHTSVEDYVQQAVAT from the coding sequence ATGGTGACGAACACGGGTAGAGCAACACTACCGGAGTTCAGTGGACTGCCGCAGGAGAACCCGGGCGAGTTTCTACGGCAATGCGAGGTGCGCCTAGCGAGGGCGGAAATACCACCTGATGAATGGGCTGAACGTGCGAGTGAGCAGCTGCGGGACGTGGTACGTCACTGGTGGAGCCTCTGGGGCCAGTTCGGAATGCTGTGGCCGGAGTTCACCACCAAGTTCATGCAGCGTTTTGACACAGGAGAGGCGGTAGTACAGTGTACCTCCCAATTCTACGGGAGACAACAGCGAGACGGGGAATCAGTGGAGCAGTTTGTCGCCCACAAACTGCAGCTGTTTCGGCGGATCATGCCGAACACAGAACCAACGGCAGCGCTGCCGACTGTCACCACCCTGCTGCGTGATGAGCTTCAGCCCTTCCTCCGCTGCTACCGACACACCTCGGTAGAAGACTATGTGCAACAGGCAGTGGCCACTTAA